A stretch of Paenibacillus mucilaginosus 3016 DNA encodes these proteins:
- a CDS encoding superoxide dismutase family protein, with the protein MSRKYGKKHLAAAFLCGTLFFSGLSYAATQSIDVSFPQLKFFVNGEDKTPAAEFDNNGTKVPSSLIYEGTTYVPLRMVGQMVTEAVYWDGNTSSVSIGQPHVLLTDAAGKSLGSAVLTAAPQGVSVKVSVSGLTPGLHGIHVHESAIQGSDFKTAGGHFNPEGKKHGHDNPEGAHIGDLVNLEVKADGTAEAELLVEGATLTAGDEHSLLGKSLIIHAAADDYKTDPSGNSGDRIAGGNIPQ; encoded by the coding sequence ATGTCCCGAAAGTACGGCAAGAAGCACCTGGCCGCCGCCTTCCTGTGCGGCACGCTCTTTTTCTCCGGCTTATCCTATGCCGCGACGCAGTCCATCGACGTCTCCTTCCCGCAGCTGAAGTTCTTCGTGAACGGCGAAGACAAAACGCCGGCCGCCGAATTCGACAACAACGGCACGAAGGTTCCTTCCTCGCTGATCTATGAGGGCACTACCTACGTACCGCTGCGCATGGTCGGCCAGATGGTGACCGAAGCGGTCTACTGGGACGGCAATACGTCCTCCGTCTCCATCGGCCAGCCGCACGTGCTGCTGACGGACGCCGCGGGCAAGAGCCTCGGCAGCGCCGTACTGACGGCCGCTCCGCAGGGCGTCTCCGTCAAAGTGAGCGTCTCCGGCCTGACGCCGGGCCTCCACGGCATTCACGTGCATGAGTCGGCCATCCAGGGCAGCGACTTCAAGACAGCGGGAGGACACTTCAATCCCGAAGGTAAAAAGCACGGCCACGACAACCCCGAAGGCGCACATATCGGCGACCTCGTGAACCTGGAAGTGAAAGCGGACGGCACGGCCGAAGCCGAGCTTCTGGTCGAAGGCGCCACCTTGACCGCCGGCGATGAGCATTCTCTGCTCGGCAAGTCACTGATCATTCACGCCGCTGCGGACGACTACAAGACCGATCCGTCCGGCAATTCCGGAGACCGGATCGCGGGCGGCAATATTCCGCAGTAA
- a CDS encoding aldo/keto reductase family protein: MKYRRVGNSGIQVSEIGLGSWLTYGTAAEQEAADACIRSAFDLGINFFDTANAYNRGAGEEAVGAALKPYRRSSYVLSTKVYFPMDSGPNDRGLSRKHIMEQCEASLKRLGTDYIDIYFCHRYDEGTPLEETLRALDDLTAQGKILYAAVSEWSGPQIAEAAEIGRRLNLRPLIANQPIYNMFERYIEKDVMGVSARNGIGQVVFSPLAQGILTGKYKPGAELPQDSRAANDQVNGVIRSYLQDRVLECVQKLEETAARAGLTLSQLALAWVLRRPEVSSAIIGASRPSQIEENVKAVEAQLPEEILTEIEAVLHEVRDFAPAR, from the coding sequence ATGAAATACAGACGCGTAGGAAACAGCGGCATCCAGGTCAGCGAGATCGGGCTCGGAAGCTGGCTGACGTATGGCACGGCAGCCGAGCAGGAAGCGGCGGATGCCTGCATCCGGTCGGCTTTCGACCTCGGCATCAACTTCTTCGATACCGCCAATGCGTATAACCGGGGAGCCGGCGAGGAGGCGGTGGGGGCGGCCCTGAAGCCTTACCGGCGGTCGAGCTACGTGCTCTCGACGAAGGTCTACTTCCCCATGGACAGCGGTCCGAACGACCGGGGCCTGTCCCGCAAGCATATCATGGAGCAGTGCGAAGCCAGCCTGAAGCGCCTCGGCACCGATTATATCGATATCTACTTCTGCCACCGCTACGATGAAGGGACACCGCTGGAGGAGACCCTGCGGGCACTCGACGATCTGACCGCCCAGGGCAAAATCCTCTATGCGGCCGTCAGCGAGTGGAGCGGGCCTCAGATCGCGGAGGCGGCGGAGATCGGCCGGAGGCTGAACCTGCGTCCGCTGATCGCGAACCAGCCGATCTACAACATGTTCGAGCGCTACATTGAGAAGGACGTCATGGGGGTCAGCGCCAGAAACGGCATCGGCCAGGTCGTGTTCTCCCCGCTGGCGCAGGGCATTCTGACAGGCAAGTACAAGCCGGGGGCCGAGCTCCCGCAGGACAGCCGCGCGGCCAACGATCAGGTGAACGGTGTCATCCGCAGCTACCTGCAGGACCGGGTGCTCGAGTGCGTGCAGAAGCTCGAAGAGACGGCGGCCCGTGCGGGCCTGACGCTCTCCCAGCTCGCCCTTGCCTGGGTGCTGCGGCGTCCGGAAGTCAGCTCGGCCATCATCGGCGCGAGCCGGCCTTCCCAGATCGAGGAGAATGTCAAGGCGGTGGAGGCGCAGCTACCGGAGGAGATCCTGACCGAGATCGAAGCCGTTCTGCACGAAGTCCGCGATTTCGCTCCGGCGAGGTAG
- a CDS encoding YheC/YheD family protein, protein MTSLTYNDKWGKTKWLLGSKALKPHVPDTKPFTRSGLQTMLQRYPSSVYFKPTRGSGGNGIARIERLASGKYLLHHGEKKRVLTSLGSLHAELKRFAGRRPYLLQRGIHLLKSQGKPFDLRVMVQKTSRGRWLSTGIFAKLGRPGKVVNNYHQGGRIVLLPTALKGAGISKERRDRMKWQLKRMGTHAGRCFDRHRKGFRELGLDVAIDRSRRMWILEINTRPQFYPLKALKDKSMYHRICRYAKQYGRTNGR, encoded by the coding sequence GTGACCAGTCTGACTTACAACGACAAGTGGGGAAAGACCAAGTGGCTGCTGGGCAGCAAAGCGCTGAAGCCCCATGTTCCCGACACGAAGCCTTTTACCAGGAGCGGTCTGCAGACCATGCTGCAGCGCTACCCTTCGTCCGTGTATTTCAAGCCGACCCGTGGCTCCGGGGGGAACGGCATTGCGCGCATTGAGCGCCTGGCGTCCGGCAAGTATCTGCTGCACCATGGTGAGAAGAAGCGGGTGCTGACCTCCCTGGGGAGTCTCCATGCCGAACTGAAGCGGTTTGCCGGCCGGCGTCCCTACCTGCTGCAGCGAGGCATTCATTTGCTGAAGAGCCAAGGGAAGCCGTTCGATCTGCGTGTCATGGTGCAGAAAACGAGCCGGGGCAGGTGGCTGTCGACGGGGATTTTCGCGAAGCTCGGCAGGCCGGGCAAGGTGGTCAACAACTATCATCAGGGAGGCCGGATCGTGCTTCTGCCCACGGCGCTCAAAGGAGCGGGTATCTCCAAGGAGCGGCGGGACCGCATGAAATGGCAGCTGAAGCGGATGGGGACCCATGCCGGACGCTGCTTCGACCGGCACCGCAAAGGCTTCCGCGAGCTCGGGCTCGACGTGGCGATCGACCGCAGCCGGCGCATGTGGATCCTGGAGATCAATACACGCCCGCAGTTCTATCCGCTGAAAGCGCTCA